In Rutidosis leptorrhynchoides isolate AG116_Rl617_1_P2 chromosome 2, CSIRO_AGI_Rlap_v1, whole genome shotgun sequence, one genomic interval encodes:
- the LOC139887709 gene encoding LOW QUALITY PROTEIN: receptor-like protein 9DC3 (The sequence of the model RefSeq protein was modified relative to this genomic sequence to represent the inferred CDS: substituted 2 bases at 2 genomic stop codons) encodes MNWNISTYCCNWNGVTCDHSTGDVTGFDLSCGMLQGSIHPNTSLFDLPHLMSLNLAFNDFTGSRLPPQIGRFSNSLKYLNMSGCILSGRVPTEITLLSKLESLDLSGRFKYDLQMEPCILNNLLETSTSLEHLYLARVNIFWSLPTYLKITTVKTLNLGSTALEGKLPGNIFNLPQLQKLDLSGNVNLTGPFPTINTSTITCLEFLSLSSTNLSGEIPDSIGHLMSLKYLSLSECEKIILDYNMFTGTIQFDSFPLRSLESLSLSHNQFDGRIDVLDEGPILHTFRQLNKINYLDLSFNNFSGEWELDPLLSNLPSLTILGISSSGFSVLTNTVNRYANPGLLQILLLNFCNIKVFPESLRAMKDLAYLDLSNNHIRGDIPEWAVEIGGKGLLVQCNSRTPPCVRNVTVSAVTINLGNNHFQGIIPNVFENCRQLEGLFFKINLLEGEIPHSLSKCQSLKVLDIGNNHLNGSFPGWLGDLPKLQVLILKSNRLSGPIETSSIDESQFPSLLILDLSFNDFVGQLPQKYFQNFNALKNVSENNTKLGYLESGGHYYSIVVVSKGVERSIPKNFVEYTILDLINNKFEGEIPNDIESLTSMIELNLSHNNLIGRIPLSLGKLSKIESLDLSWNXLTGXIPRILVDLTFLKFLNLSQNNLVGRIPHGSQFNTFEGKSFEFNEKLYGLPLPKKCARPFKLQFEADGDEKSRFTRKAVMLGYGCGTPLGMIMGYILLTTRSVKWFNEIVDAGEHMMLKI; translated from the exons ATGAACTGGAACATAAGTACATATTGTTGTAATTGGAACGGAGTCACTTGCGACCACTCCACGGGTGACGTTACTGGTTTTGACCTTAGTTGTGGTATGCTACAAGGTTCTATCCATCCCAACACCTCCCTTTTCGATCTTCCTCACCTTATGAGTCTCAACCTTGCTTTCAATGATTTTACTGGTTCTCGGCTTCCTCCTCAAATCGGCAGGTTTTCTAACAGTCTTAAATATCTCAATATGTCTGGTTGTATTTTGTCGGGTCGAGTCCCAACAGAGATCACACTTCTTAGTAAATTGGAGTCTCTTGATCTATCTGGGAGATTTAAGTATGATTTACAAATGGAACCTTGCATTTTGAACAATCTCCTTGAGACTTCTACTTCTTTGGAACACCTATATCTTGCTAGAGTTAACATCTTTTGGTCTTTACCTACTTACCTTAAAATCACTACTGTGAAAACACTCAATCTTGGTTCGACTGCCTTGGAAGGAAAATTACCTGGTAACATCTTCAATCTTCCACAGTTGCAAAAACTTGACTTATCAGGGAACGTTAATCTGACAGGTCCATTTCCTACAATTAACACAAGCACCATCACTTGTCTTGAGTTTTTATCTCTCTCGTCTACCAATTTATCAGGAGAGATACCTGATTCAATCGGTCATCTCATGTCTTTGAAATACTTATCTCTCTCGGAATGTG AAAAGATAATACTCGATTACAATATGTTCACCGGAACTATACAGTTTGATTCGTTTCCTCTTCGATCATTAGAATCCCTTTCCCTCAGCCATAATCAGTTTGATGGCCGGATTGATGTACTTGATGAAGGACCCATTTTACATACGTTTCGGCAACTCAACAAAATCAATTACCTAGACCTTTCATTTAATAATTTTAGTGGTGAATGGGAGTTGGATCCATTGTTATCAAACCTCCCAAGCCTTACCATCCTCGGTATTTCCAGTAGTGGTTTCTCTGTCTTGACTAATACTGTCAATCGTTATGCCAACCCCGGTCTTCTTCAGATCTTACTTCTGAACTTTTGCAACATAAAGGTGTTTCCTGAGTCCTTACGAGCCATGAAAGATCTTGCATACTTAGATCTATCTAATAATCATATACGAGGCGACATTCCTGAATGGGCAGTTGAGATTGGTGGAAAAGGGCTGCTAG TCCAATGCAATTCAAGGACCCCACCGTGTGTGAGAAACGTTACTGTCTCTGCTGTTACGATTAATTTGGGAAACAATCATTTTCAAGGAATTATTCCAAATGTATTCGAGAACTGCAGACAGTTAGAAGGTCTATTTTTTAAAATAAATCTATTAGAAGGGGAGATTCCACATTCGTTGTcaaaatgccagtctttgaaagtactTGATATCGGAAACAACCATTTAAATGGATCATTCCCTGGTTGGTTAGGAGATCTTCCAAAACTTCAAGTTCTTATCCTTAAATCGAACAGACTTAGCGGTCCCATTGAAACCTCATCGATAGATGAATCTCAATTTCCAAGTCTGCTAATTCTTGATTTATCTTTTAATGACTTTGTTGGCCAGCTACCTCAAAAATATTTTCAAAATTTCAATGCATTGAAGAATGTGTCTGAAAACAATACAAAACTCGGATATTTGGAATCCGGTGGCCACTATTACTCGATTGTTGTAGTGTCGAAAGGAGTGGAGCGATCTATTCCTAAAAATTTCGTTGAGTACACAATTCTTGATCTAATAAACAATAAATTTGAAGGAGAGATTCCAAACGATATCGAAAGTCTTACCTCAATGATAGAGCTTAACTTATCACACAACAATCTCATTGGTCGAATCCCACTTAGTCTTGGGAAACTATCCAAGATTGAATCACTGGACTTATCTTGGAACTAACTCACTGGATAGATCCCTCGAATCCTTGTCGACTTGACATTTCTCAAGTTCTTAAATCTCTCTCAAAACAATCTTGTGGGTCGCATTCCACACGGATCACAGTTCAACACGTTTGAAGGGAAATCGTTTGAATTTAATGAGAAACTTTATGGTCTCCCTTTGCCTAAGAAGTGTGCGAGGCCATTCAAACTACAGTTCGAAGCAGATGGAGATGAAAAGAGTAGATTTACAAGGAAGGCGGTGATGTTGGGATATGGTTGCGGAACTCCACTTGGAATGATAATGGGATATATATTGTTGACAACGAGAAGTGTAAAGTGGTTCAATGAAATTGTTGATGCTGGAGAGCATATGATGTTGAAGATCTGA